A window of the Listeria swaminathanii genome harbors these coding sequences:
- a CDS encoding amino acid permease, which yields MNSLFRRKPIEDLMQNKSGSTHLKQTLGPFDLTLLGVGAIVGTGIFILPGTVAAKNAGPAIIFSFVIAAIVCAIAAMCYSEFASSVPVAGSAYTYGYVVFGELIGWLLGWALILEYGLAVASVASGWSSYLNALLSGFHISIPQAVSGPFNPEVGTFINLPAIIIVLVIAFLLTLGIKESTRVNTIMVALKVGVILLFLVVGVFYVKPDNWQPFMPFGISGVMNGAALVFFAYLGFDAVSSAAEEVKNPQRTMPIGIIGSLLICTVLYVAVSAVLTGMVPYTDLNVTDPVAYALQVINQDWIAGIVSLGAVVGMITVILVMSYGATRLIFAMGRDGLLPKVLAEINPKYRTPVKNTWIFAVIVAIISGLVPLDRLAELVNIGTLLAFMMVSIGIIFLRKNKSIQASGFKVPFYPVLPIISFLLCAFLISRLSIHTWILCGIWFVIGLIVYFAYGRNHSELLKK from the coding sequence ATGAATTCATTATTTAGAAGAAAACCGATTGAAGATTTAATGCAAAATAAAAGTGGTAGCACGCATTTAAAGCAAACATTGGGTCCATTTGACTTAACATTGCTCGGAGTGGGGGCGATTGTTGGGACCGGGATTTTTATTTTACCTGGGACGGTTGCTGCAAAAAATGCGGGGCCAGCGATTATTTTTTCCTTCGTGATTGCGGCGATAGTTTGCGCGATTGCAGCGATGTGCTATTCCGAGTTTGCGTCTAGCGTTCCGGTTGCAGGAAGTGCCTATACGTATGGTTATGTTGTTTTTGGAGAATTAATTGGATGGTTACTTGGTTGGGCGCTTATTTTGGAATACGGGCTTGCTGTGGCTTCTGTTGCGAGTGGTTGGTCTTCGTATTTAAATGCGCTGCTTTCTGGGTTTCATATTTCGATTCCACAAGCGGTATCTGGGCCTTTTAATCCAGAAGTAGGTACATTTATTAATTTGCCGGCGATTATTATCGTGCTGGTGATTGCGTTTTTACTAACTCTTGGAATAAAAGAGTCCACACGAGTGAATACGATTATGGTTGCTCTGAAAGTGGGCGTTATTTTACTATTCTTAGTAGTCGGCGTGTTTTATGTTAAACCGGATAATTGGCAACCGTTTATGCCATTTGGAATTAGTGGTGTTATGAATGGGGCTGCGCTAGTCTTTTTCGCTTATTTAGGTTTTGATGCGGTATCGTCTGCGGCGGAAGAAGTGAAAAATCCACAACGAACAATGCCGATTGGAATTATCGGTTCGCTACTTATTTGTACGGTATTATATGTTGCTGTTTCGGCTGTTTTAACGGGAATGGTACCATATACAGATTTAAATGTCACAGATCCTGTAGCCTATGCTTTGCAAGTTATTAATCAAGACTGGATTGCTGGTATTGTATCACTTGGAGCAGTTGTTGGGATGATTACCGTTATTTTAGTTATGAGCTACGGCGCGACTCGATTGATTTTTGCGATGGGGCGTGATGGTTTATTACCAAAAGTGCTTGCAGAAATTAATCCAAAATACAGAACACCAGTTAAAAACACATGGATTTTTGCGGTTATAGTCGCAATTATCAGCGGGCTTGTTCCGTTAGATAGATTAGCTGAGTTAGTTAATATTGGGACACTTTTAGCATTTATGATGGTGTCGATTGGCATTATTTTCTTACGTAAAAACAAAAGCATTCAAGCAAGTGGATTTAAAGTACCATTTTACCCAGTGCTCCCGATTATATCGTTTCTATTATGTGCATTTCTAATTAGCCGCTTATCGATTCATACATGGATTCTTTGTGGAATTTGGTTTGTTATCGGCTTAATTGTGTATTTTGCGTATGGAAGAAATCACAGTGAATTACTTAAAAAATAA
- a CDS encoding GntR family transcriptional regulator — protein MEKQTYEKLAYYTIKEKILSGKLHVGQHISEAGIAKELSISRTPVRKAIAVLVSEELIEYELNRGAIVIESSMSAGRFIELLEMAEILVAQTIEKCKNKNLTYKPEQGDALLKEMREIQKEEDVDAYLSLLSKWLLQFVAQLANSYAEDIVRKMKRDFFNKAQKDIKIIPVLLEEETMEALEQLTYYMVEKKHDLAKEVMQKLVNLYIIRTFR, from the coding sequence ATGGAAAAACAAACATACGAAAAATTAGCATATTATACAATCAAAGAAAAAATTCTCAGTGGTAAGCTTCATGTTGGACAACATATTTCAGAAGCTGGTATTGCAAAAGAATTATCGATTAGTCGCACGCCAGTCAGAAAAGCAATTGCGGTTTTAGTATCCGAAGAGTTAATCGAATACGAACTAAACCGGGGGGCAATTGTGATTGAAAGCAGTATGAGCGCTGGTCGTTTTATCGAATTACTAGAAATGGCAGAAATTTTAGTCGCCCAAACTATCGAAAAATGTAAAAATAAAAACTTAACTTACAAGCCAGAGCAAGGCGATGCACTGTTAAAAGAAATGCGGGAAATCCAAAAAGAAGAAGATGTGGATGCGTATTTGTCTTTGCTTAGTAAGTGGTTGCTGCAATTCGTAGCGCAGTTAGCCAATAGTTACGCCGAGGACATTGTTCGGAAAATGAAACGCGATTTCTTTAATAAAGCGCAAAAAGATATTAAAATAATTCCGGTCCTTTTGGAAGAAGAAACGATGGAAGCTTTAGAACAATTGACTTATTATATGGTAGAAAAGAAACATGATTTAGCAAAAGAGGTAATGCAAAAATTAGTGAATTTGTATATTATCCGTACATTTAGATAG
- the ltaP gene encoding lipoteichoic acid primase LtaP translates to MILFYFLLIIGKFTFAYFQIFKDPNFLALGMDLLFIVLLLGLIHLFAPVRSHIYWYAGMSLFIGILMLVCVLYARFYNEVPTYHSFSLIGEVGVVKNSATSLLNGTDWLYILDIVLLPFILYFNIKKGHEFPSFRITSRVYGVSFVSTLLVLSGFTYFMMQQNIISDSKRAKRMGIFTFNISTALTGADHVKAADITAKNVNDIKGVTVNSNPDYFGAAKGKNLIIVQLESFQRNLTNVKIDGQSITPTLDSLQNETMYSNQFFQTVSKSNTADAEWSVYTSTFPSGYYTNTQTYGDRVIPSMPRLLGKNDYKTATFHTNDASFYNRDEFYPAVGFDKFYDRKFFGDEDVIGFSPSDEVLYNKAFPILEEQYKNNQKFYAQLISVSSHMPFDIPKDKQEIVLPDDLKDTELGNYFEAVHYADKQLGEFIQKLKTSGIWDDSVVVFYGDHHIIKTDQLPEEQKKYVNRSTELKADPADDYRIPFFLHYPGMENPGEINNVGGEIDIMPTVMNLLGIDTGNQIMFGTDILNSSNNYVPERYTMPEGSYFTNSYMYQPDESFETGAATNYDGTNKELSTEVKKRFDASRKLLQYSDSYVNNLPLRDEDK, encoded by the coding sequence TTGATTTTATTTTATTTTTTATTAATTATTGGTAAGTTCACTTTCGCCTATTTCCAGATTTTTAAAGATCCTAACTTCTTGGCACTTGGAATGGACCTGCTGTTTATCGTATTGCTTCTTGGACTCATTCATTTATTTGCACCAGTTCGCTCGCATATTTATTGGTATGCAGGAATGTCTTTATTTATCGGGATTTTAATGCTAGTTTGCGTTCTTTATGCCCGGTTTTATAATGAAGTTCCGACTTATCATAGCTTCTCTCTTATTGGCGAAGTTGGCGTAGTTAAAAACAGTGCGACAAGCTTGCTTAATGGAACTGACTGGTTATACATCCTAGATATCGTTTTACTACCATTTATCCTTTACTTCAACATAAAAAAAGGGCACGAGTTCCCGTCATTTCGTATAACTAGCCGCGTTTATGGTGTATCTTTTGTAAGTACTTTGCTTGTTTTAAGTGGTTTTACGTATTTCATGATGCAACAAAACATTATCAGTGACTCCAAACGAGCAAAACGAATGGGGATTTTCACGTTTAATATTAGCACCGCACTTACTGGCGCCGACCATGTAAAAGCCGCTGATATTACCGCCAAAAACGTCAACGATATTAAAGGCGTGACCGTTAACTCGAACCCCGATTATTTCGGTGCAGCCAAAGGTAAGAATCTTATCATTGTTCAACTCGAGTCGTTCCAGCGTAATTTAACCAATGTCAAAATTGATGGTCAGTCAATTACGCCAACATTAGATAGTCTGCAAAACGAAACAATGTATTCCAACCAATTTTTCCAAACTGTTTCTAAATCCAATACTGCCGATGCGGAATGGTCCGTTTATACCTCGACTTTCCCAAGTGGTTACTACACTAACACCCAAACTTATGGCGACCGGGTAATCCCGTCAATGCCACGCTTGCTTGGTAAAAATGATTATAAAACCGCGACTTTCCATACAAATGACGCTAGTTTTTATAATCGTGATGAATTTTATCCTGCTGTTGGGTTTGATAAGTTTTATGATCGTAAATTCTTTGGCGATGAAGACGTGATTGGCTTCTCTCCTAGTGATGAAGTGCTTTATAATAAAGCCTTCCCGATTTTAGAAGAGCAATATAAAAATAACCAAAAATTCTATGCGCAATTAATCAGCGTAAGTAGCCATATGCCATTTGATATTCCAAAAGATAAGCAAGAAATTGTTTTACCTGACGATTTAAAAGATACCGAGCTTGGCAACTATTTTGAAGCGGTTCATTATGCGGACAAACAACTTGGAGAGTTTATTCAAAAACTGAAAACTAGTGGCATTTGGGACGATTCTGTAGTTGTTTTCTACGGCGATCACCACATTATCAAAACCGACCAACTACCTGAGGAACAAAAAAAATACGTCAATCGTTCTACCGAGCTTAAAGCTGACCCGGCCGATGATTACCGTATCCCGTTCTTCTTGCATTATCCAGGCATGGAAAACCCCGGTGAAATCAACAATGTCGGCGGTGAAATTGATATTATGCCAACTGTGATGAATTTACTCGGTATTGATACTGGCAATCAAATTATGTTCGGTACTGATATCCTCAATTCATCGAATAATTACGTTCCCGAACGCTATACAATGCCAGAAGGAAGCTATTTCACCAATTCGTACATGTACCAACCAGACGAAAGTTTTGAAACTGGTGCAGCAACGAATTATGATGGCACTAACAAAGAACTTTCAACCGAAGTCAAGAAACGCTTCGACGCTAGCCGAAAACTCTTGCAGTATTCCGATAGTTACGTAAACAATTTACCATTACGTGATGAAGATAAATAA
- a CDS encoding VOC family protein: MVEISEKLRLGEVVLNVGHLKEMAGFYQEVIGLTLLEENERMVRLGVSGSDEALLVLKKIDQAVVPEVPRIGLFHTAFLLPTRESLADVLTHLAKSGYPIDGAGDHAYSEALYLHDIEGNGIEIYADRPKNKWMRDGDGNLPMVTEQVDVDGLLQIATGKPFAGMPSGTIIGHVHLQVADADKAEEFYKEALGMNLTTAIPSARFFAAGDYHHHIGSNVWAGRNLENRHENEVGLAWFTIITPDKEAITANLEQQGYEVKRFENTISVTDSNGIKIHFK, from the coding sequence ATGGTAGAAATTAGCGAAAAATTACGGCTTGGTGAAGTAGTATTGAATGTAGGTCATTTAAAAGAGATGGCAGGATTTTATCAGGAAGTTATTGGTTTAACATTATTAGAAGAAAATGAGCGGATGGTGCGGCTTGGCGTGAGCGGCTCTGATGAGGCACTACTCGTTCTTAAAAAAATAGATCAAGCAGTTGTACCGGAAGTGCCACGGATTGGATTATTTCATACGGCGTTTCTGTTGCCAACACGGGAAAGCTTGGCGGATGTACTTACGCATTTAGCAAAGTCTGGTTATCCGATTGATGGCGCTGGCGATCATGCTTACAGTGAGGCGCTTTATTTACATGATATTGAAGGAAATGGCATTGAAATTTATGCCGACCGTCCGAAAAATAAATGGATGCGCGATGGTGACGGGAATTTGCCGATGGTAACGGAACAAGTTGATGTGGATGGATTACTTCAAATTGCAACAGGTAAACCATTTGCCGGCATGCCAAGTGGAACAATTATCGGTCATGTGCATTTGCAAGTGGCTGATGCGGATAAGGCGGAAGAATTTTACAAAGAGGCGCTTGGAATGAATTTGACCACAGCGATACCGTCAGCAAGATTTTTTGCGGCTGGCGATTATCATCATCACATTGGCTCTAATGTGTGGGCGGGACGCAATTTGGAAAATCGACATGAAAATGAAGTTGGACTTGCTTGGTTTACGATTATTACACCCGACAAAGAAGCGATAACAGCTAATTTAGAACAACAAGGGTATGAAGTAAAACGATTTGAAAATACAATCTCAGTTACTGATTCGAACGGAATTAAGATTCATTTTAAATAA
- a CDS encoding transaldolase family protein, whose protein sequence is MFLDTGNLEEIKKALQFSFFEGVTTNPTILLKENQPRKTHIANIPAKLVFVQAAGLTEDEIWEDVVRIQAIEPAQGTVIGLKIPAHEAGVKVIAQVRAKFPDAIILATAIFSSEQGYIAALSGADYLAPYYNRMEVSGLDAAKTIAELRYVLDLQGLEDVKIMGASFKNSRQIMQALASGADTVTISYDLFLQMMNKPLALESIEKFNEHHLALPK, encoded by the coding sequence ATGTTTTTAGATACGGGGAATTTAGAGGAAATAAAGAAAGCGCTTCAATTTTCGTTTTTTGAAGGTGTAACGACTAATCCGACTATTTTATTAAAGGAAAATCAACCGAGAAAAACGCATATTGCCAACATTCCAGCAAAGTTGGTATTTGTGCAAGCGGCCGGACTAACAGAAGATGAAATTTGGGAAGATGTCGTACGAATTCAAGCGATTGAGCCAGCGCAAGGAACTGTGATTGGTTTGAAAATTCCAGCTCATGAAGCCGGTGTGAAAGTCATCGCTCAAGTGCGCGCCAAGTTTCCAGATGCAATTATTCTTGCCACAGCCATTTTTTCATCCGAACAAGGCTACATTGCCGCGCTTTCTGGGGCTGATTACTTAGCGCCATATTACAATCGCATGGAAGTGAGCGGACTAGATGCCGCGAAAACAATCGCAGAACTGCGCTATGTACTAGATTTACAAGGTCTTGAAGACGTGAAAATCATGGGAGCGAGTTTTAAAAATAGCCGCCAAATCATGCAGGCGCTAGCAAGTGGGGCGGATACCGTTACAATCAGCTACGACTTATTCTTACAAATGATGAACAAACCACTAGCACTTGAAAGTATTGAAAAATTTAACGAGCATCATCTAGCTTTACCAAAATGA
- a CDS encoding magnesium transporter CorA family protein has translation MIEFFKTTNEKMEQLSALEDGCWVKVTAPTDEEIEILSKEMDVPKPYILDALDSDERSRIELKRAEQDVRHSLVIVDYPYESKDELGYAMYETLPIGIVLTRKHLVTITLRDLPILEDVRLMKLEVYDTTNHKQFLLKLLYAVSYYYLKYLNQIIKQTNNLEIQIKQSMKNEQLYAFMAVQKSLVFFATALQSNKAILDKMEDVEHFMQQEDNHDLLRDVIIENKQAIAMTDTYTQIISGMSDVFSSVISNNLNIVMKFLTSFTIILSLPTIVASIYGMNIKLPFMHNEHAFALILLFTLLITTGVTVIFWRRKYF, from the coding sequence ATGATTGAATTTTTTAAAACGACCAATGAAAAAATGGAGCAACTTTCGGCTTTGGAAGATGGTTGTTGGGTAAAAGTGACTGCTCCAACTGATGAAGAAATTGAGATATTAAGCAAGGAGATGGATGTGCCAAAACCGTACATTTTAGATGCACTGGACTCTGATGAGCGTTCTAGAATAGAGCTGAAACGAGCGGAACAAGATGTCAGACATTCGCTAGTCATCGTGGATTATCCATACGAATCAAAAGATGAACTGGGCTATGCGATGTACGAAACGCTTCCGATTGGGATTGTCTTAACTAGAAAACATCTTGTAACAATTACGTTACGTGATTTACCAATCTTAGAAGATGTGCGCTTAATGAAGTTAGAAGTGTATGATACAACTAATCATAAACAATTTTTGTTAAAATTATTGTATGCTGTATCTTATTATTACCTCAAATATTTAAATCAAATCATCAAACAGACAAATAATTTAGAAATACAGATCAAACAATCGATGAAAAATGAGCAACTGTATGCGTTTATGGCGGTTCAGAAAAGTTTAGTATTTTTTGCAACAGCACTTCAATCGAACAAAGCCATTCTTGATAAAATGGAAGATGTAGAACATTTTATGCAGCAAGAAGATAATCATGATTTGCTCAGAGATGTTATTATTGAAAATAAGCAAGCAATTGCCATGACGGATACATATACCCAAATAATTAGCGGAATGTCGGACGTATTTTCTTCGGTTATTTCGAACAATTTGAATATCGTGATGAAATTTTTGACATCATTTACCATTATTTTGTCATTACCAACGATTGTGGCGAGTATTTATGGGATGAATATTAAGCTACCGTTTATGCATAATGAGCACGCGTTTGCGTTAATTCTTTTATTTACGCTGTTAATTACGACGGGAGTAACCGTGATTTTTTGGCGTAGAAAATACTTTTAA
- a CDS encoding heavy metal translocating P-type ATPase yields MKAWMKQNWQFVTTGISGILIIIGCLVGSDVGDFWTAVIFLSAFIIGGFEQAKEGIQATIKTKKLNVELLMILAATGASIIGYWFEGAILIFIFSVSGALEAYTTNKSKREITKLMAFQPERAFRLLADGDLEEVAAKDLQLDDMVLVRPGESVPIDGVIVRGSTTLNEAAINGESVPTTKTIGADVFGGTVNVSSAITVKVTQTFDNTIFSKIIRLVETAQSEPSKTARFIERFEDAYVKAVLLFVLVMMFLPHFALGWSWNETFYRAMVLLTVASPCALVASVTPATLAAISNGARHGILFKGGVHLENLRGVKAIAFDKTGTLTNGTPELTDRLFAENVNKQQVINVVAAMERQSLHPLAAAITQDLEAEITEKLAEIEVTDVPGWGVEAKYNGETWQVGKAGFVGTEAAAAFSNGAFERLASEGKTIVYIARNSDVLAMFALKDTCRPEAIRTIKALQAKGIKTIMVTGDNEQTGAAIQAELGMDYVVSGCLPEKKVDVLKELSATYGSVAMVGDGINDAPALAHAAVGIAMGEGTDIAMETADVVLMKNDLEKIPYAYTLSERLHWISWQNICFAIAVILVLITANVFQLINLPFGVVGHEGSTILVILNGLRLLRSNRKH; encoded by the coding sequence ATGAAAGCATGGATGAAGCAGAATTGGCAATTTGTAACGACTGGTATTAGTGGGATTTTGATTATTATTGGTTGTTTAGTCGGCAGTGATGTCGGTGACTTTTGGACAGCAGTTATTTTCCTGAGTGCGTTTATTATTGGTGGTTTTGAGCAAGCTAAAGAAGGAATTCAAGCAACCATTAAAACGAAAAAATTGAATGTGGAGCTTTTGATGATTTTGGCGGCTACTGGTGCATCGATTATCGGGTACTGGTTTGAAGGGGCAATACTTATTTTTATTTTCTCTGTTAGTGGGGCGTTGGAAGCTTATACGACGAATAAAAGTAAACGAGAAATTACGAAATTAATGGCTTTTCAACCGGAACGAGCTTTTCGTTTGCTTGCGGATGGCGATTTGGAGGAAGTTGCAGCGAAAGATTTGCAACTCGATGATATGGTATTGGTTCGGCCTGGCGAAAGTGTTCCGATTGACGGGGTGATTGTTCGTGGTTCGACAACGTTAAATGAAGCGGCGATCAATGGCGAATCGGTGCCAACGACAAAAACTATTGGAGCGGACGTATTTGGCGGGACTGTCAATGTGAGCAGTGCCATCACGGTCAAAGTAACGCAAACTTTTGATAATACGATTTTTAGTAAGATTATCCGCTTAGTGGAAACGGCTCAAAGTGAACCTTCGAAAACCGCGCGTTTTATTGAACGATTTGAAGATGCTTATGTAAAAGCAGTCCTATTATTTGTGTTAGTGATGATGTTTTTACCTCATTTTGCTCTAGGGTGGTCGTGGAATGAGACGTTTTACCGGGCGATGGTTTTACTAACGGTTGCTTCGCCTTGTGCGCTCGTTGCTTCGGTAACCCCGGCGACTTTAGCGGCAATTTCTAACGGTGCGCGCCACGGGATTTTGTTTAAAGGCGGCGTACACTTGGAAAATCTGCGCGGTGTAAAGGCAATTGCGTTTGATAAAACTGGAACGCTAACTAATGGGACTCCTGAACTTACGGACCGATTATTCGCGGAAAATGTAAACAAACAGCAAGTCATTAATGTGGTTGCAGCGATGGAACGGCAATCTTTGCACCCATTAGCTGCGGCGATAACGCAAGACTTAGAAGCAGAAATCACCGAAAAATTAGCAGAAATCGAAGTTACGGATGTGCCCGGTTGGGGCGTAGAGGCTAAGTATAACGGGGAAACATGGCAAGTTGGTAAGGCTGGTTTTGTCGGAACAGAAGCTGCGGCGGCATTTTCAAATGGAGCATTTGAGCGGCTTGCTAGTGAAGGGAAAACGATTGTTTATATTGCTCGAAATAGCGATGTTTTAGCAATGTTTGCTCTCAAAGATACTTGCCGCCCGGAAGCAATTCGTACAATCAAAGCCCTTCAAGCGAAAGGGATTAAAACGATTATGGTAACCGGAGATAATGAACAAACTGGTGCGGCAATTCAAGCCGAACTGGGGATGGATTATGTCGTATCAGGTTGCCTACCGGAGAAAAAAGTAGACGTATTAAAAGAACTATCGGCTACTTATGGTAGTGTGGCGATGGTTGGTGACGGAATCAATGATGCTCCAGCGCTTGCTCATGCGGCTGTGGGGATTGCGATGGGCGAGGGAACGGATATTGCGATGGAAACAGCGGATGTCGTCTTAATGAAAAATGACCTAGAAAAAATCCCTTACGCATACACGCTTTCTGAACGGCTTCACTGGATTAGTTGGCAAAATATTTGTTTCGCGATTGCGGTCATTCTTGTCCTCATCACAGCAAACGTCTTCCAATTAATCAATTTGCCATTCGGGGTTGTGGGACATGAAGGAAGTACGATTTTAGTAATTTTAAATGGACTTAGACTTCTTAGATCAAACCGAAAACATTGA